The Thermotoga sp. genome window below encodes:
- the fmt gene encoding methionyl-tRNA formyltransferase: MKVVFVGTPEFAAEILKHMVESGINIVGVITQPDKPKGRGRKTLPTPVKVAAKKLELPCIQPESINREESLEFLRSVNPDVLVVASYGKMLGGRVLSLPKRGCYNVHPSLLPKYRGASPIQRVLENGEKKTGVTIYRMVKELDAGPIALQREVDIDPFETFDQLEKKLIELSKEMVLEFLEKLEKGKVDLKEQDHVRATYAPLIKKEDLVIDFSKDAEMVKNKIRAYDSKPGARAFLNEKEVKLFGAMAVDCSDDEPGLIHYIDREGAWIGTARGRVKVKYLQLPGKRKLTFWELKNGRLIEEGMKLEGRYGS; the protein is encoded by the coding sequence TTGAAGGTGGTTTTCGTAGGGACACCGGAATTCGCAGCGGAGATCTTGAAACACATGGTGGAGAGTGGCATTAACATCGTCGGTGTCATAACACAACCAGACAAACCGAAAGGGCGTGGAAGAAAAACACTTCCCACCCCGGTTAAGGTCGCTGCGAAAAAGCTGGAGCTTCCTTGCATTCAGCCGGAGTCGATAAACAGAGAAGAATCTCTGGAGTTTCTCCGCTCTGTGAATCCGGATGTCCTGGTGGTCGCTTCCTACGGGAAGATGCTGGGTGGGAGGGTGCTTTCGCTACCAAAACGCGGTTGCTACAACGTTCATCCCTCTCTTCTACCAAAGTACAGGGGAGCTTCTCCGATACAGAGAGTTCTCGAAAACGGTGAAAAGAAAACAGGTGTTACCATCTACAGAATGGTGAAAGAACTCGACGCAGGTCCCATAGCTCTTCAGAGGGAAGTGGACATAGATCCTTTTGAAACGTTCGACCAACTGGAGAAGAAGCTGATAGAGCTTTCGAAAGAGATGGTGCTCGAGTTTCTCGAAAAGCTAGAAAAGGGCAAAGTAGATCTGAAAGAACAGGATCACGTACGGGCAACCTACGCTCCTCTCATAAAGAAAGAAGACCTGGTTATCGATTTTTCAAAGGATGCCGAAATGGTGAAAAACAAGATCAGAGCATACGATTCCAAACCCGGGGCAAGGGCTTTTTTGAATGAAAAAGAAGTAAAATTATTTGGAGCGATGGCTGTAGATTGTTCGGATGATGAACCAGGTTTGATACACTATATAGATAGAGAAGGTGCCTGGATAGGAACCGCCAGGGGAAGAGTGAAGGTAAAGTACCTGCAACTTCCCGGGAAAAGGAAACTCACTTTCTGGGAACTCAAGAACGGAAGGTTGATAGAGGAAGGTATGAAGCTGGAAGGGAGGTATGGGAGTTGA
- a CDS encoding heavy-metal-associated domain-containing protein, whose product MRRLNYFMLKGARTEEDYRKVKNAIEELDGVFKVDYEMAAEVVGVDYDDETISKEQIKAVVDSLGYTLIV is encoded by the coding sequence TTGAGAAGATTGAATTACTTCATGCTGAAAGGAGCAAGGACAGAAGAGGACTACAGAAAAGTAAAGAACGCCATCGAAGAGCTCGACGGAGTGTTCAAAGTAGATTACGAGATGGCGGCTGAGGTTGTTGGTGTGGATTACGATGATGAAACGATTTCCAAGGAACAGATAAAAGCGGTGGTTGACAGTTTGGGCTATACACTCATCGTGTGA
- a CDS encoding oligopeptide/dipeptide ABC transporter ATP-binding protein has translation MKTLEVLSLKKYFPIRKGFLVKRIVNYVKAVDDVSFAVEKGKTFALVGESGCGKTTTAKTVLRLTNPTAGRVIVDGDDTTYYFMNTKEAISYLKTTYVDIFRKMKISLSPDEIINTLEDVDKRYAEIFFKKAKEDENRFYRALLEDLEEKRMKFRRKIQIVFQDPMSSLNPRMTVGDILTEPILFHGLAKTREEAIDMARELLLSVGLKDYHLERYPHQFSGGQRQRIAIARAISINPEIVILDEPTASLDVSVQAQVINLFLKLQDENGFTYLFISHDLGLVRFISHEVGIMYLGRIVEMGDTDEIFDNPLHPYTQALLSAVPVPDPKVERTRKRIILRGSVPSPINRPTGCFFHPRCPYKMPVCEREYPVMKEVSPNHWVACHLHSS, from the coding sequence GTGAAAACACTGGAAGTGTTGAGCTTGAAGAAATATTTCCCGATCAGAAAGGGTTTTTTAGTGAAAAGAATCGTCAACTATGTGAAGGCGGTTGATGATGTTTCTTTTGCCGTAGAGAAAGGAAAGACCTTCGCCCTTGTTGGTGAGTCTGGCTGTGGAAAGACAACCACCGCAAAGACGGTGCTCCGTCTCACAAATCCAACCGCCGGTCGTGTTATCGTCGACGGTGATGATACCACTTACTACTTCATGAACACGAAAGAGGCAATTTCTTATTTGAAGACGACCTACGTCGATATATTTCGTAAGATGAAAATTTCCCTTTCGCCCGATGAGATAATAAACACTCTGGAGGATGTTGACAAAAGGTATGCGGAGATCTTTTTCAAAAAGGCAAAAGAAGACGAGAATAGATTTTATCGAGCCCTGCTCGAAGACCTAGAGGAGAAGAGAATGAAATTCAGAAGGAAGATACAGATCGTCTTTCAGGATCCCATGAGCTCTTTGAATCCCAGGATGACGGTTGGAGACATACTGACAGAACCCATCCTCTTCCACGGTCTTGCGAAGACACGCGAAGAAGCCATTGACATGGCAAGAGAACTTCTTCTCAGTGTCGGCCTCAAGGACTACCATCTGGAAAGGTATCCTCACCAGTTCAGCGGCGGGCAGAGACAGAGGATCGCCATCGCGAGGGCTATCTCTATAAACCCAGAAATAGTGATTCTCGACGAACCAACAGCCTCTCTGGACGTTTCCGTTCAGGCACAGGTCATAAACTTGTTTCTCAAGCTCCAGGACGAGAACGGCTTTACCTACCTCTTCATATCACACGACCTTGGACTTGTGAGATTCATAAGCCACGAAGTGGGTATCATGTACCTTGGAAGGATCGTGGAAATGGGTGACACGGACGAAATCTTCGACAATCCCCTGCATCCTTATACCCAGGCACTGTTATCTGCTGTTCCGGTACCAGATCCAAAGGTCGAGCGCACAAGAAAACGAATCATACTCAGGGGAAGCGTACCCAGTCCCATAAACAGACCTACGGGATGCTTCTTCCATCCAAGGTGCCCTTACAAGATGCCTGTGTGCGAAAGAGAGTATCCTGTCATGAAAGAGGTCTCACCGAACCACTGGGTAGCTTGTCATTTACACTCATCATAA
- a CDS encoding ABC transporter substrate-binding protein has product MRKLFGVFVLIFAVALFAKLSPFAQFETYIGAEATGQYGGFLVVPTLSGPRTCNDVVAQETSSTDVIGRFMASMIELDNHARIHPALAESWELKQNEDGSMEIIWHLRKGVKWSDGTPFTAEDVVFTINDIYFNPDIPNDTQDAFGDNWPVAEKIDDYTVKTTLKEPYRLAVRYIGGIPIFPKHLAESYVKEGKFKEFWTVDAINKGEIVGLGPFIPVEYVPDQYVKFVKNPYYWKHDKDGKQLPYLDGIIFKIIPTQDAQRLAFENGEVDVYGPRGTEYAELKAMAQEKGWVVGVGGPNFGTTFITFNWNTPDPVKRKWFRNEFFRRAVAYAIDKQSMIDTLYNGLAVEQWGPISQAATVYYDESVLRKYPYNLDLARTMLKLGGFKWDENGQLLDSEGNPVKFIIMTNAGNQIREGMGNIITEALKKLGMDVTFAPIDFNTLVQKLVVNGDWEAVIIGLTGSDEPQSGANVWKIKGALHFWNYHPDVKNFVDPNDYYLPDWEKEIDRIFEENVKVLDQQKVVDMFREFQRLVSEHLPLIYTTQQLYLYAYSNKLHNLEPTAFGGMWGWNHDCIWKEQ; this is encoded by the coding sequence ATGCGTAAACTCTTTGGTGTTTTCGTGCTGATTTTTGCTGTTGCACTGTTTGCAAAACTTTCGCCGTTCGCTCAGTTCGAAACCTACATTGGAGCAGAAGCCACAGGACAGTACGGGGGATTTCTCGTCGTGCCAACACTCTCCGGTCCCAGAACGTGTAACGATGTGGTAGCGCAGGAGACAAGTTCCACAGATGTTATTGGAAGATTCATGGCTTCCATGATAGAACTCGACAACCACGCGAGGATACATCCTGCTCTTGCAGAAAGCTGGGAGCTCAAGCAAAATGAAGACGGTAGCATGGAAATCATCTGGCATCTGAGAAAAGGGGTCAAATGGAGCGACGGAACACCGTTCACAGCAGAAGATGTGGTGTTTACAATCAACGACATATATTTCAACCCAGATATTCCAAACGACACACAAGACGCTTTTGGCGATAACTGGCCCGTTGCAGAAAAAATTGATGATTACACGGTAAAAACAACTCTAAAAGAACCATATAGACTTGCCGTGAGGTACATTGGAGGAATACCCATTTTCCCAAAACACCTCGCAGAATCTTATGTGAAGGAAGGAAAGTTCAAAGAGTTCTGGACAGTTGATGCTATAAACAAGGGGGAAATCGTGGGACTCGGTCCGTTCATCCCGGTTGAATATGTACCAGATCAGTACGTAAAATTCGTGAAGAACCCCTATTATTGGAAACACGACAAAGATGGAAAGCAGCTTCCGTACCTCGACGGTATCATCTTCAAGATCATCCCAACTCAGGATGCTCAGAGACTTGCATTCGAGAATGGAGAAGTCGACGTGTATGGCCCGCGCGGAACGGAGTACGCCGAACTCAAGGCCATGGCCCAGGAGAAAGGTTGGGTTGTTGGTGTAGGAGGTCCCAACTTCGGTACCACCTTCATTACCTTCAACTGGAACACTCCAGATCCCGTGAAGAGAAAGTGGTTCAGAAACGAGTTTTTCAGAAGGGCAGTGGCTTACGCCATCGACAAACAATCTATGATTGACACGCTCTACAACGGCCTCGCCGTTGAGCAGTGGGGCCCGATCAGCCAGGCGGCAACCGTCTACTACGATGAGTCCGTTCTCAGAAAGTATCCGTACAACCTCGATCTTGCAAGAACGATGCTCAAACTCGGTGGATTCAAGTGGGACGAAAACGGCCAGCTCCTTGACAGCGAAGGAAATCCAGTGAAGTTCATCATCATGACTAACGCCGGAAACCAGATCCGCGAGGGAATGGGCAACATCATAACAGAAGCGCTTAAGAAACTCGGAATGGATGTGACGTTTGCTCCTATAGACTTCAACACACTCGTTCAGAAACTCGTTGTGAACGGTGATTGGGAGGCCGTCATAATAGGACTCACGGGATCTGACGAACCACAGAGCGGAGCAAACGTGTGGAAAATAAAGGGAGCGCTTCACTTCTGGAACTACCATCCCGATGTCAAAAACTTCGTAGATCCGAACGACTATTACTTGCCCGATTGGGAAAAGGAAATCGACAGGATCTTCGAGGAGAATGTGAAAGTCCTCGACCAGCAGAAAGTTGTGGACATGTTCAGGGAGTTCCAGAGACTGGTTTCTGAACACCTGCCGCTCATCTACACCACCCAGCAGCTATATCTGTATGCGTACAGCAACAAGCTTCACAACCTCGAACCCACCGCATTCGGTGGAATGTGGGGTTGGAACCACGATTGTATCTGGAAAGAACAGTGA
- a CDS encoding ABC transporter permease encodes MLKYIARRLIIMLPELLIISFLVFIIMQAAPGNFLDMYRLDPSVSQQFLEKMEKELGLDKPWIVQYGIWLKNVLKGDFGYSFYYRRPVSTLIWERVFATVILSVSSLAFQWVLGIIVGVFSALKKYSIWDKILTVIAFSGIALPGFFLAILLLYIAAKTGWFPIAGMVSVNHSEMTTWERFKDIASHLVLPTIALGFGGFASLMRYMRGSLLDVLNEDYVEFARAKGMPERVVIYKHALRNAINPMITFLGFSISNVLGGAVIIENIFAWPGMGRLIYQALLQQDIYIVMASAVISAIMLVVGNLIADILLAAVDPRVRFE; translated from the coding sequence TTGCTCAAGTACATCGCTCGCAGATTGATCATCATGTTACCGGAGCTTCTGATCATTTCCTTTCTCGTCTTCATCATCATGCAGGCGGCACCGGGAAACTTCTTAGACATGTATCGTCTGGATCCTTCCGTCTCGCAACAGTTCCTTGAGAAGATGGAAAAAGAGCTTGGTCTGGACAAACCTTGGATCGTTCAGTACGGGATATGGTTGAAGAATGTTCTGAAAGGTGACTTTGGATATTCCTTTTACTACAGAAGACCCGTTTCTACTCTGATCTGGGAGAGGGTCTTTGCCACGGTAATACTGTCTGTTTCTTCGCTTGCCTTCCAGTGGGTGCTGGGTATAATAGTTGGTGTTTTTTCTGCGTTGAAGAAATACTCCATCTGGGACAAGATTCTCACCGTTATTGCCTTCAGTGGAATCGCTCTTCCTGGGTTCTTTCTTGCCATACTCCTTCTCTACATAGCAGCGAAGACAGGGTGGTTCCCGATCGCCGGTATGGTGTCGGTGAACCACAGCGAGATGACAACTTGGGAAAGATTCAAAGATATCGCATCGCACCTGGTACTTCCTACGATCGCCCTTGGTTTTGGTGGTTTTGCTTCTTTGATGAGGTACATGAGAGGAAGTCTCCTAGACGTGTTGAACGAAGACTACGTGGAATTTGCCCGTGCGAAAGGAATGCCAGAACGTGTGGTCATATACAAGCACGCCTTGAGGAACGCCATCAACCCTATGATCACCTTTCTTGGTTTCAGTATTTCCAACGTCCTTGGAGGAGCGGTCATCATAGAGAACATATTTGCATGGCCCGGTATGGGTAGGCTCATCTATCAGGCTCTTCTTCAGCAGGATATCTACATAGTCATGGCATCTGCTGTGATCAGTGCTATCATGCTGGTCGTGGGAAATCTCATCGCCGACATACTTCTTGCCGCGGTGGATCCAAGAGTTAGATTCGAGTGA
- a CDS encoding ABC transporter permease, with product MAEEKAIPVENSEIEFKEKVLTRRELIWRAFKRNRLGMFGLYVLIALYLMALFADFLSPYHPYEQSLKHSFAPLTKVHREYKGKRVGAYVLPTVSYVDKATFERKFYEMLFPKRVVLDVFGSQISYEIGKDGVTGFSFMVDEEYYLVLKDGTRKYAGSTTKVVDYFLFGYDDDVLTRGEAEIETTSAVAKDTYFGKYGFRLGLSSSDDIEKVVIKEKINTVLVKKGEGIEMVMGKILDYDYKIYPIKWFIESWGGDKKHRLGYLFWLIPFKYHLFGVDNYDNNEYVRFYLMGADQYGRDIWSRLVFASRISLSIGFIGMFITFVLSLIFGGISGYYGGLVDELMMRFSEIIMSLPGFYLLILLRSLLPLDIPSTQVYILLVFILSFIGWAGRARVIRGMVLSIKQREFVEAARALGFPDTRILFRHVLPNTTSYLIVAATLAIPGYILGEAALSFLGLGIREPDASWGLMLAQAQNVTYMTKYPWLLIPGLFIFITVLSFNFVGDALRDALDPRSLG from the coding sequence ATGGCCGAAGAGAAAGCGATCCCTGTTGAAAACAGTGAAATAGAGTTTAAGGAAAAAGTACTGACCAGAAGAGAGCTCATCTGGAGGGCTTTCAAAAGAAACAGACTCGGTATGTTTGGACTCTACGTCCTTATAGCTCTCTACCTCATGGCTTTGTTTGCCGATTTTCTCTCTCCTTACCACCCCTATGAGCAGTCACTGAAGCATTCCTTTGCCCCGCTGACCAAGGTGCACAGGGAGTACAAAGGAAAACGCGTTGGGGCTTATGTGCTTCCGACTGTAAGTTATGTGGACAAAGCCACTTTCGAAAGAAAGTTCTACGAGATGCTTTTTCCAAAGAGGGTCGTTCTGGATGTTTTTGGATCGCAGATCAGTTACGAGATAGGAAAGGATGGTGTCACCGGCTTTTCTTTCATGGTGGATGAAGAGTACTATCTTGTTTTGAAAGATGGCACCAGAAAATACGCTGGCTCCACCACTAAGGTAGTGGATTACTTCCTTTTCGGATACGACGACGATGTCTTAACGAGGGGTGAAGCAGAGATAGAAACCACTTCGGCGGTTGCAAAGGACACCTACTTTGGGAAATATGGCTTCAGATTGGGACTGTCCTCTTCTGATGACATAGAGAAGGTTGTGATCAAAGAAAAGATCAATACCGTGCTCGTGAAAAAAGGAGAAGGCATTGAGATGGTCATGGGAAAAATTCTCGATTACGACTACAAGATATACCCGATAAAGTGGTTCATCGAATCGTGGGGTGGAGACAAAAAGCACAGGCTCGGCTACCTCTTTTGGCTCATACCATTCAAGTATCACCTTTTTGGCGTGGACAACTACGATAACAACGAATATGTAAGGTTCTACCTGATGGGTGCGGATCAGTACGGTAGAGACATCTGGAGCAGGCTCGTGTTTGCCTCCAGAATTTCGCTTTCCATCGGCTTCATAGGAATGTTCATCACCTTTGTGCTTTCGTTGATCTTTGGTGGGATATCCGGGTACTACGGGGGACTCGTTGACGAACTCATGATGAGGTTCTCCGAGATCATTATGTCGCTTCCGGGCTTTTACCTCCTGATTCTCCTGAGATCTTTGCTTCCTCTGGACATTCCATCTACTCAGGTCTATATACTGCTTGTTTTCATACTCTCCTTCATCGGGTGGGCAGGCAGAGCCAGGGTAATAAGGGGAATGGTGCTTTCTATAAAGCAACGGGAATTCGTGGAAGCAGCAAGAGCCCTAGGCTTCCCGGACACGAGAATTCTCTTTCGACACGTTCTACCCAACACGACGAGTTATTTGATAGTCGCCGCCACGCTGGCGATACCCGGTTACATACTGGGAGAAGCGGCTCTCAGTTTTCTGGGACTCGGTATAAGGGAACCCGATGCAAGCTGGGGATTGATGCTCGCCCAGGCGCAGAATGTCACCTACATGACTAAGTACCCATGGCTCCTCATACCAGGTCTGTTCATCTTCATCACGGTACTCTCGTTCAACTTCGTTGGAGACGCTTTGAGAGACGCTCTGGATCCGAGGTCTCTCGGATAG
- a CDS encoding sigma-70 family RNA polymerase sigma factor — protein sequence MLKYRLRGKRVEELVEYAQAGFKEAIDLIIEKYYPMVVKISSRYFASWAEQEDVIQNGLVGLIKAIFYYDSSKSSFTSFAWRSVESEIKSFLTYMNRKKNKMLSDAVKVEAMEKEEDDSPFEVPDTERDIAQSAFSDIILEKVLEDLKELERSIFLKWLDGYSYKEIAKELRVSPKKVDNTIQKVKRMISELG from the coding sequence ATGTTGAAGTACAGGTTGAGGGGAAAAAGGGTGGAAGAGCTGGTGGAGTACGCACAAGCAGGGTTCAAAGAGGCGATAGATCTCATCATTGAAAAGTACTACCCCATGGTTGTGAAGATATCTTCCCGATACTTCGCCAGCTGGGCAGAACAGGAAGATGTGATACAAAACGGGTTGGTGGGTCTTATAAAGGCCATTTTCTATTACGACAGCTCTAAGAGCTCTTTCACATCTTTTGCCTGGAGAAGTGTGGAATCTGAAATAAAATCCTTTCTCACCTACATGAACAGGAAGAAAAATAAGATGCTCTCCGATGCTGTGAAGGTGGAGGCGATGGAAAAGGAAGAGGACGATTCACCGTTCGAAGTACCAGATACTGAACGAGATATCGCTCAGAGTGCTTTTTCTGATATAATTCTAGAGAAGGTTCTGGAGGATTTGAAAGAGTTGGAAAGAAGTATCTTTCTCAAATGGCTGGACGGGTACTCCTACAAAGAGATAGCAAAGGAACTTCGGGTTTCACCGAAGAAGGTAGACAATACGATTCAAAAGGTGAAGAGAATGATTTCCGAACTAGGGTGA